AGAGATGGCGGCATTAAGTTATGACAAGTACAAAAAAAACGACATCGAAGATGTCGCTTATTTTGAACCTTTTTATTTAAAAGATTTTGTGGTTACTCCAGAGAAAAAGAAAGTTTAACCTTCTTTTTGTATCTCCACCGAATGTGGATAAGGAATTTCAATTCCTGCCTTATCTAGAGCTATTTTTACATTTTCAGTAGTACCAAAGTATACATCCCAGTAATCAGCTGTGTTTACCCAAGGACGTACGGCAAAATTAACCGAGCTATCTGCCAATTCAGATACATTAACAGAAGGAGCAGGGTCTTGTAATACTTTTGAGTTAGAAGTTAAAACTTCCATTAAAATTTCTTTGGTTTGTTTAATGTCCGCGTCATAAGATACTCCGAAAGTTAAATCAACACGTAGCTTACCTTCAGCGGTATAATTAATAATATTCCCATTAGATAAAGCTCCGTTAGGAATAATAGCTAATTTGTTTCCAGGAGTATTTAAATGGGTCGTAAAAATTTGAATTTCTTTAACAGCCCCGGTAATTCCTTGAGCTTCGATTAAATCGCCAACTTTAAAAGGTTTAAAAATCATAATTAGTGCTCCTCCTGCAAAATTAGATAACGAACCCTGTAAAGCTAAACCAATAGCTAAACCAGCAGCACCAATAATCGCAGCAAAAGAAGTTGTGGCAACACCAAGCTTAGAAACTACAGTAACAAATAATAAAGCCTTTAAAGCCCAGCTTAATAAATCTGCTAAAAACTTTTGTAACGTAATATCTACGTTTTGCCTTTTCATTATTCTTTTAGCTGCTTTAACAATAAATTTAATTATAAATAAACCTACAATTAAAATAGCCAAAGCGGTTAGCACTTTAGGTGTGTACTCTACTAATAAGTCTTGAATTTTATTCCAATACTTTTCCATGTTTAAAATTTAAAAAATTAATAATTGATTATTTGAGTTAATGGTAGTAGTGGTTTTTAGTTAAAGTTTAGAAAAGCAAAAATACTAAACCTAGTAATGCAGGTATCGATTGTACAAAGAAAATTCTTGGTTTTTTTGTAGAATAGGCTCCGTAGATACCAGCTACAAACACACAGCATAGGAAAAAGATAGCTACGTCAGTTTTTTGACTTATCATAGCCCAAATTAACCCAGCGGCTAGAAAACCATTATACAATCCTTGATTGGCTGCCAAAGTTTTAGTTTCTTCCGCAAATTCCTTACTTTTTAAACCGAAAGTTTTAATTCCTTTGGGTTTGGTCCAAAGAACCATTTCTAAAATAACGATGTAAATATGAATTAGAGCAACTAATCCAATTAAAATGTATTGTAATGTATTCATGCTTTCAAAGATAAAAAAAGCAGTTTTGAGAATCCAAAACTGCCAGTAGTATAGTTTTTATATTTAGTTTATTACTTTACTTCAAAAGTAACCTTAAGGTTTACTCTGAATTCGCTTACCTCATCATCGTTAACTACAACACTCTGCGATTGTACAAAAGCAGATTTGATGTTTTTAACCGACTTCGAAGCTTGCTTAATAGCTTTTTTAGTTGCGTCTTCCCAACTTTTTTCTGAGTTTGCTAAAATCTCAATAACTTTCATTACTGCCATAATAATTTTTTTTAGTTAAAAATGAGTTTGAATATACTAATTTTTTGGGAGCTAGAGGAGTAGCAAAAATAGGGGTATTTATCTCTATGTTAACTTAATGTTATGTAAATGTTTGTTTTTTGTAAAAAAATACATATATTTGTAATGTTAGTGTTAATAATTAAAGTGTTGAATATGAAAAAAATAGTTGTAATAGCATGTATGTTGTCGGCTGCTTTAATGCAAGCTCAAGAAATAACGCCTAAATATGAAAAGGCAGGAGATATGGTAAAAGTAACTTCTTACTATGAAAATGGTAAAGTTAAAGAACAAGGTTTCTTTAAGAATAAGAAGTTAGAAGGTACTTGGGTTACTTACGATAACGAAGGAAACAAAACGGCTATTGCACACTATGATCAAGGTAAGAAAGTAGGAAAATGGTTCTTATGGCATAAAGATGGTTTGAAAGAAGTGAATTATGAAAATAATGCCGTAGCCAGCGTTCAACACTGGAAAGAGTCTACTAATATTGCAATAAAATAATTGTTCAACCAAATATTCTTGGTTATATAAAAAAGGTCAGGTTTTTACCTGACCTTTTTATTTTCTTCCAAAATCTGCGGGAATCTCTCCCCAAGCTTTGGTTTCCCATTTTATAAGAGGATTCTTATAAGTATTGTTTTGAAGCCAAGTTTCGGCTCTTTTTATTAAATCTAGTATTTCTTTATTTGAGCTATCGAAAACAATATTAGTTCTGCATTGCTTTTTTTTAACCCAACTCATTGCAATTTTAGAATCTGAATAGATAGGAGTAGTTTCCATTTTTTTACTCTTTAACAAAGCAATTCCGTGCACTAAAGCTAAAAATTCTCCAATATTATTGGTGCCATTTTTAAAAGGGCCCATTTTAAAGATTTCTTTTTTAGATTTAGTAAATACACCTCTGTACTCCATAAGTCCAGGGTTTCCTGAGCATGCAGCGTCAACAGAAATGGTATCTAATAGAGGAGTGCCATATTTGGCTTTTTCAGAAGCAGAAAGTGTGGGCTTTTTAGTATCCTTTCCTTTATAGTCTTCATATTTTTTTTTCAAAGCAATCTCTGCTTCATCTTTACTAGAAAAAGCTTTGTATTGTGCTCCTTGAAAGCCGTCAATTTGTTTTTTGCAAGTTTCCCAAGTAGAAAAAACACCGGTTTTTTTTCCTTTCCAAACTACATAGTATTTCTTTTTTTTAGCCATGCTTAATAATTACTTCTTCAATTACTTTAGGAAAATGCTTGTATTCTAACTCATGAACTTTTGCTGCAATGGTTTCTGGAGTGTCATTTTCTGAAAGAGTAGTAGAAGCTTGAAAAATGATGGCTCCTTCATCATAATTTTCATTTACATAATGAATAGTAATCCCAGTTTCAGGCTCGTTTTGTTCTTTTACAGCTTTATGAACATGCATACCGTACATGCCTTTTCCTCCAAATTTTGGCAGTAAGGCAGGATGAATATTGATTATTTTGTCAGGGAACGCCTCAACAATTTTTGAAGGAATTCTCCATAAAAAGCCTGCCAAAACAATAAAATCGGCCTCAACATGTAAGAAATTTAATACAGTATCTTCTTTGGTAAAGTTCTCTTTATCAAAAAGTGAAGCCTCTATATTTAAGCGTTCACATCGCTCAAAAACTTTGGCATGCTCATTGTTAGACAGCACATGAGTAACAGTAGCAATCTTAGAAGAATTGAAATAATTGATGATATTTTCGGCATTGCTTCCGGATCCAGAAGCAAAAATTACAATGCGTTTCATGGTTTTTTGTTGTATTGTTACTGCAAAAAAAAGAATAATTATTAACAACAAGGGCAACAATAACAAAAGATTAAAGGATTTTTTTTATTTTAGACATCACATTTTTTAGCAAAAATTAGAATTAAAAATTAAGATTTGTATTTTTGCCCCGATTTTAAATTTTAAAACTTATAAAATTATGTCAGACATTGCATCAAGAGTAAAGGCAATTATCGTAGACAAATTAGGAGTAGACGATAACGAAGTAACTACAGAAGCTAGCTTCACAAACGATTTAGGAGCAGATTCTTTAGATACTGTTGAGTTAATCATGGAGTTCGAAAAAGAATTTGATATTCAAATTCCAGATGATCAAGCTGAAAATATCGCTACTGTAGGTCAAGCGGTAAATTATATTGAAGAAGCAAAAAAATAATTTATATGCAATTAAAGCGAGTTGTAGTAACTGGACTTGGCGCATTAACGCCAATAGGAAACAATAAAGAACAATATTGGAACGGCTTAGTTAACGGAGTTAGCGGAGCAGCACCTATAACGTATTTTGATGCTGCCAAGTTCAAAACTCGTTTTGCATGTGAGTTGAAAGACTTTAACGTGAATGATTTCATACATAGGAAAGAATCACGTAGAATGGATAAGTTTACACAATATGCAATGGTGGCTTCAGATGAAGCGATTGCAGATTCGAAGTTAAACTTAGACGAAGTAAACAAATTACGCGTAGGTGTAATTTGGGGAGCAGGAATTGGAGGTTTAGAAACTTTCCAAGAAGAGGTATTGAATTATTCAAAAGGAGATGGAACTCCTAAATTCAATCCTTTCTTTATCCCAAAAATGATTGCAGATATTGCTCCAGGAAACATTTCTATTAAAAATGGATTTATGGGGCCAAATTATACAACAGTATCTGCATGTGCATCATCTGCTAATGCAATGATTGATGCATTGAACTACATTCGCTTAGGACACTGTGATGTAGTTGTAACTGGTGGTTCTGAAGCTGCGGTTACAATTGCAGGTATGGGAGGTTTTAATGCAATGCACGCGTTATCTACTAATAACGAAAACCCAGAAAAAGCGTCAAGACCTTTTGATGCTACAAGAGATGGTTTTGTTTTAGGAGAAGGAGCTGGAGCTATTGTATTAGAAGAATACGAACATGCCAAAGCACGTGGAGCTAAGATTTATGCAGAAGTTGTTGGTGGAGGATTATCTTCTGATGCTCACCATATGACTGCACCACATCCAGAAGGAATCGGTGTAATTGCAGTAATGAAGAACTGTTTAGAAAATGCAGGTTTACAACCAGAAGATGTAGATCATATTAATACACATGGTACATCAACTCCATTAGGTGATGTTGCTGAATTAAAAGCGATTTCAGAGGTTTTTGGAGATCATGCGAAGAATATTAATATCAACTCTACAAAATCAATGACAGGGCACTTATTAGGAGCTGCTGGAGCTATTGAAGCTATTGCTACCATTTTAGCAATGGAACATGGAGAAGTTCCTCCTACAATTAACCATGCTACAGTTGATGAGAATATCAATCCAGAGTTAAACTTAACGCTTAATAAATCTCAAAAAAGAGAAATTAAAGTAGCTATCAGTAATACATTTGGTTTTGGAGGGCACAATGCTTGTGTTGCATTTAAAAAATTAGCGGAATAATATATGAATTTCCTTCGTAGAATAGTAAGACCACAATCAACAGACGATGAGGATTTTTACTATGAACTAAAGGAATTGCTAAATTTTAAGCCCATAAAGCTTTCTTATTATAAAAAGGCTTTTATACATCGATCAATGAAAATGGTTGATGGTAAAGGGAATCCTATAAATTACGAACGATTAGAGTTTTTAGGAGACGCCATTTTAGGATCTGTGGTATCTTCATATCTCTATAAACAATCACCAGATGGTAATGAAGGGTATTTAACCCAAATGAGATCTAAGATTGTTAGCAGAGAACACTTGAATACTTTAGGGAAAGATTTAGAGCTGATACGCTTTGTAAAAAGTAATATTGCTAAAGAACATATTAGTGATAATATACATGGTAATATATTTGAAGCTTTTATAGGAGCTATTTATTTAGATAGAGGATATAATTATTGTCATCAATTCATTTATGAACAGGTAATTTTACGCTATGTAGATATAGAACGCTTAGAAGGTAAAATTTCGAGTTATAAGGGGTATATCATTGAGTGGTGTCAAAAAAACAAGAAGAAGTATAATTTTCAGTCCTACGAAGATACTGGGAATCAAAATAAAAAGCACTTTAGTGTTCGAATTAGTATAGACGGTACCGTTATGGCAAAAGGAAGAGCAACTTCTAAAAAGAAAGCAGAGGAAATTGCAGCCAAAAGAGTATACTATGCTATGCAAAATCAAATGAAAAATTCCTAACTTCTTAAGAAAACGTTTTCGTTAATTTCACAAATTCTTTTCATTTCATTCCTTAACTTAGCAAAAAACAAATTGTTGTTTTTATGCAAGCTTATTCGTTAGAAATCAATGATTTTTGGTGTGCTGAATATACATTAATCGGTATTCACACGCCCTTAAATGACTATAAACTTGCCTATAAGTTAAATCAAATCTTAGATATAAGATTGATTAAAGCCAGTTATGAATTAGACTTCGAAGATAATTTTAATAAGTCTTCGTATCCAATTTTTGATTATTTAGATAAAGAATTAGATAATAGCTGGTTTTTAATAACAAATGTTTTTAAAGAAAAAAGAAAAACAGATGGTATCGGGTTATTTGAAGAAAGTTACTTTAAAACCTTTCTAATACCAGAAAAGAAGAAAGTAGATTACTTTTTAAAAATTGAAGGAGATTTAGATTATGAGTTTATCATAAAAATGGTTGATAAGATTAATCAAATTCCACAAATTTTAACCTCATATACTATAGATTCTGAAACACTAAAATCTAAAGAGAACTTAATTTTTTAAGATATGCCACATAACAAAAAGACGAAAATAGTAGCAACATTAGGACCCGCAACAAACACGAAGGAGATTTTAGCTGAAATGGGAGCAGCAGGGGTTAATGTTTTTCGTATTAACTTTTCACATGCAGATTATGATGTTGTAAAGGAACGCGTTCGTCAGATTCGTGAGATAAATGAAGAACGAGGATATAATGTAGCAATTTTAGCTGATTTGCAAGGGCCTAAACTTCGTGTAGGAGTTATGGAAGACGATGTAATATTGAAGGATAATGATACTTTTATATTTACAACTGAAGAGTGCACTGGTACGGCAGAAAAAGCATATATGACCTATCAACGTTTTCCTAAAGATGTAAAGGTAGGAGAGAAAATTTTAGTTGATGATGGAAAACTGATGTTTGAAGTTGTATCAACGGATAAATCAAAAGAAGTAATTACTAAAGTATTAGTAGGAGGGCCGTTAAAATCTAAAAAAGGAGTTAACTTACCAAATACCAATATTTCATTGCCAGCTTTAACTGAAAAGGATAAAAAAGATGTAGTTTTTGCACTAGAACAAGAAGTAGATTGGATTGCTTTATCGTTTGTAAGAACCCCTGAGGATTTACGTATGTTACGTGATCTAATCAAGCAGAAATCACGTTATAGAGTACCGGTAATAGCAAAAATAGAAAAACCAGAAGCAGTTGAGAATATTGACGCACTAATACCATATTGCGACGGTTTAATGGTGGCTCGTGGTGATTTAGGAGTAGAGGTGCCTATGCAAGATGTACCATTGATACAAAAGAGTTTAGTTCAAAGAGCAAAACAAGCAAGACTTCCTGTAATTATTGCTACACAAATGATGGAAACTATGATTGAAAATCCTGTACCTACAAGAGCAGAGGTTAACGATGTAGCGAATTCAATAATGGACGGTGCAGATGCTGTAATGTTATCTGGAGAAACTTCTGTAGGAAAGCATCCAGTGAAGGTAATCAAGAAAATGACTGAGATCATTGGAAGTGTTGAGTTTTCACCATTGATTAAAGTACCGCATAACCCTCCTCACATCAGAACGAATCGATTTATTACAAAATCTGTTTGTCATCATGCAGCTCAAATGGCAGATGATATTAAAGCTGCAGCTATTTCTACATTAACAAATAGTGGATATACAGCGTTTCAAATTTCAGCCTGGAGACCAAAATCGCATGTAATAGCTTTTACCTCTGAAAAAAGAATCTTAGGAAAGTTAAATTTACTTTGGGGAGTAAGAGCATACTTTTATGACCGAGATTTAAGTACAGATGATACTATTGATGATATTAACGAAATTATTAGAGAAAAAGGTTTTGTGAAGTCAGGAGATTTTATAATTAATTTATCTTCTATGCCAGTAGAAGCAAAAGGAATGGTAAACACTTTACGTGTATCTAGTATAGATTAGAAATAAACATATTTTAAATAAAAGAGGCGTTACTTTATCAGTAGCGCCTCTTTTTGTTTTATAGTTTTATCTTTCTAGAAGATATAATGGCATCATTGGTAACAAACGGCATTGGCATCATTACTTCTGTTCTGGGTTGTATATTCAATGATGGGTTCGATAATAAGTCATAAGAAATTTCATTCAATGTAAGATTAGGTGTTTCATTTTTATCTAATACGAATGAAAGATTTAGGCTGGTATCTGTATTACCCATTTGATATATTAAAAGGGTACCCTTATTGGTAAAAGGTTGTCCTTTATTAACTAAAGCATTGTTGGCAGTTAATTTCTGTATGCTTAAAGGAGTGGTGTTTACTAATTCATACTTATTTATTGCTCTCTGTGGAAGAATATTAATATCAATATGTCTTAGGTTTTCTATTATGGTATCTTTAGCAATGGTAACAATTGAGTTTTTAAGTTCAACATGCTTTGCTTTTTTATGATAGTTAAATAGGGTATTATATTTACTTTTTCCTTCTGCGAAAGAAATACTTCCTTCTTTATAATCTTTATCAAATACTTGTTTTGTATAATTATCTAAGTTTTTATTGTAAGTTCCCCAATAGGCTTCTTTAGAGTCTTGATTTTGTATATATACTAGACTATTCGGAAACTTTTTATCTACAGAAAACCCACTATGGTAAAAAGCAAGAATGAATACAATAATCGTAGCAAATCCAGTTATAGATTGAAGTCTATTTTTCTGTTTTTGTTCATGAAAAATTGGTAATAAAAAAACAATAATCAAAATGGTTAAAATAGAAGCTACGAATAGAATTTTTAATCCTAACGCTATAGGAAATAATTCAACCATTGGACTAAAAATATATACTGTAGGAATACCAATAATGGCAAAAAGTAAGGACTTATTCGCTTTTTTAATGTCCATAAAAATTAGGATAGACAAAATTAAAAGAGATGAATATATTGGGATAATCAAAAATCCAGCTCCTTGTAAATATTGATACACCAATGTATTGATAAGTAGCCCTAGAAGAATAGGAGCAATAAATAAATCGGTAGTTTTTTCTTTACTAAAATGATTGTAAATTTTAAAAGTAATCCAAAGGCTTAAAAAAACTGTGGCAAGAATATAGTAATGACCATTGTAGGTAAAACCATGTAAAATATCATTATATTTAGGATGAATTACCAATATTAATTTCCAAAGCAGGTAAGAAATACCACCTCCTATAAATAATGAAGCTAATAAAGGAAGAAACCCTTTAAACATGCCTTGTAGTGTAATTCTTCCTCTTTTCAATCCAATAAGAATTAAAAGTACAAGAGCCGCAAAACCTACAACCAGCATTGGCAAAATCCAACTGAAAGGATAGCTTAACAGTTTTAAAAAGGGAAAGTTTAAATAAATATAATCTTCATTACTATGAAAGTCATTTAAATTGGCTTCAGAAAAGTACTTCAATGTGGTTACCAAATAATCTGCTTGGTGCAATAAAGATTCTTTATTCATTCTATCATAAGAGTCTTGTGCGGTATGATAGTCAAAATGATCATCAATAAAAGCAAAATTGAATCCGTTGATATTTGCATTTTCTCTAAAAATAGTTAAATCTGTGTCGTTTGGTAGCTTTTTGTATACACTATACATTAAAGAACTGGCGGCAGGATAATTTGGAGATGCATTTAAAAATTTAGATAATAATTTTTGATTTTTACCATTGGTTTCCATCAACATAAAACTAGAACCTCCACTACCTCGAGCTTCAAAATTTAATACTAGCCCTATGTCTTTGGCTAAAGGATGGCATTCTACAAATGCTTGAGCTCCCAATAAACCAAGCTCTTCTGCATCAGAAAAAAGAACAATGATATCATTTTTAGGTTTTATACCTTTATCTAAAAAAGCTCTAACGCCTTCAAGAATGGTAACAATTCCAGATCCAGCATCACTAGCGCCAAGAGAAGAATGTGGGTTTGAATCGTAATGACTTAAAAGTAATAGCGATTTTCCTTCTTGTGTTCCTTCAATTTTAGCAATGATGTTTTCTACGGTAGTACCAGCACGCCATTTGTTATTTACTACAGATTGAATTTGGACTTCAGGGGTAAGACCGATTTTTTTTAATTCATTCACTAAATATTTTTGAACTTCTTTATGTTCTTTAGTACCTACATGATGAGATTTTTTAGAAATGTTTCTAAGATGGTATAAAGCATTGTCTACTAAAAATCCAGATTCTTTAAGGTTTTCTGAGGTTTGTTTTTCTGAAGGAATAATGTCTTTAAAACTCCAATAAACGGTAAAAAGGATAACGAGAATTGAAGCAAATTTGGTGGTTGATTTCATTAAATTTTCTCTTTTGATAAAAGTAGTAAATTAATTCCTATAGTTGTGATAGATGTTAAGTTGTTAAAAATCAGTATATTTAAGTCTAACTAAAAAACTAATCATTATGGGGATAATAAACTTTCAAGGGAAAAGAACAAATCAACCTGAGAAAAAAAGTGAACCAATTTTAGTTTCTGACTACATGAGTAAGAACCTAATAACTTTTAAAGAGAATCAGCCGATAGAAGATGTGATAGATACCTTGATTCAAAATAAAATATCTGGTGGTCCTGTGGTAAATGAAAAGAATGAGTTGATTGGAATTATTTCTGAAGGAGATTGTATGAAACAAATATCTGAAAGTAGGTACTATAATTTACCGATTGATCAAAATAATACCGTTGGAAAAGCAATGATAAAAGAGGTAGAAACTATTGATGGGAATATGAATATTTTTGATGCTGCCAATAAATTTTTAACGTCTAGAAGAAGGAGATTTCCAATTGTAGAAAATGGAAAATTGGTTGGTTTAATTAGTCAAAAGGATGTTTTAAAAGCGGCAATGAAATTAAAAGGAAATACTTGGAAATAACTAATCTTGTTTTACCAATAAATACATTTCATTTTCAAGTTCCAAATAGCCTTGGTCATATACATAAAAGTAGGTGTTACCTGCTTTTGTTGTATATATAGAGGTAATAAACTTGAAGTCAAAACCTTTATCAAACAATTTTCTACGAGTTACTTTGGTTTTACCTAAAGTATTTAATTCTGAAAGAACTTTGTAGTTTTTTCGCAATCTATTGTTCGTATTTCTAATCAGATTTTTACTTTCCTTATTTACTTTGTTATTGAAAGCATTTCTGCAATAATCGGAACAAAACTTTTTGTCTATTCTACCAATTACTTTATCACCACATTCTAGGCATTTTTTATCGCTCATAGTCTGTTTTTTTTAGTTCATACCATTTTGCGTTATGTCCTTCGAAAATAAAGTCGTTGACATATTGCAGACCGATTTTTTGCAAGATTTTATTCGATCCAATATTGTCGGTTTCAGCGGCTCCATAAATGATGTCGTAGTTCATTTCTTTAAAGCCAAAATCTAAACAAGCAAAGGCCGACTCTGAGGCATATCCTTTTCCCCAGAATCTAGGAATTAAACGATAGCCTATATCAATAAACTCAGTAAAGCCATTTAGTTCTTCTCGTTCTCCAGTATTGAATTTTAATCCAGACCAACCTATAAATTCGCCAGAGGCTTTTTCAAAGGCAGCAAATCTTCCAATACCATTTTCTCGGTATTGTTTTTCAAAAAAGGTAATAATGTCTTCTGCTTGTTTATATGTTGTAATAGGGCGGTTTCCAAGATATTTATGAACTTCAGGGTTTGAGTCTAATTCAAAAATTCCTGCTGTATCTTGTTTTTGAAATTCACGTAAAATTAACCGTTCTGTTTCTAGATAAAATGTCATTTGTTTAAGATAGTTAAATATTTAGGCCAGGGACCTGTTGCTTCTTTATATTGTTTAGCCATAGTTCTTGAAACTTGAGCTATATGTCCCAAATCATGCACAACCCAGGCAGCCAATAATTCACTTGCGGTAACCGTTCCAAACTCGGGATGAATACCGGTAAGTTGAAGTTGATTTACTGATAGGTTTAAAGAATGCAAATAACGGATGTTTTCTTTCCGAAGTTTTTTAAACTCTATAAGTAAATCGGTTAAACTTTTTCCTTGAGAGAGCTCAAATTGTGCGAAACGATCAAAAGGAACAAAATGTTTATGATCTTCAAATAAGATGATTTTTAAACGAGGAATCCAATCTGTTTTTTCACCGTGAATTAAGTGCCCCAAAACATCAAAAGGTGACCATGTGTTTTCACCTTCATTGGCATAAATCCATTCATCAGAAAGATTTTCTAATAAATTTATTAATGTATTTGGAGTTTTTTCTAAAACCTCTAAGCCCTTATCAATACTGAATTTCATGAGGTAAATATACTAAAAATATCCGATTACATTCATTTACAAACGAAAACAAATGATTACAAACCAATTATAGCTTGCATGATGTTGGATATTTGCAGTGTCGATTTATTGAAACGGCAATGTCTTAACTGTTTAACGAAAAAATAATAATTATGAATGCACTTAAAAACAGAGTACAGTTAATAGGAAACCTAGGTAACACACCAGAAGTAATCACTTTAGATAGTGGTAAAAAACTAGCTAAATTTTCTTTAGCAACAAACGAGACTTATAAAAATAGTCAGGGACAAAAAGTAACAGATACACAATGGCATTATATTGTTGCTTGGAACAAAACTGCAGAAATTATTGAGCAATATCTACAAAAGGGTAGCGAAGTAATCATTGAAGGAAAACTAACTTCAAGATCATTTGAAGATAGCGAAGGACATAAACGATATGTAACAGAGGTTGTTTGTAATGAATTACTAATGTTAGGAAACAAGTAGAGGGGAGAATTGCTACATCACCGCTAGAAAAGAAATTGAAAAATAAAGAATAAAACGGGCTAAATTGTTTAGCTCGTTTTTTAGTTAAAATAAAAACGTACTAAAACGTTTGTGGTAAGTCCTAATGATAATCGAGTAAACTTATCTACTTCGTTTGCACTTTGATTAATGCGATAATAGTTGTTAATAGCATTTTCACTACCTGTAACATTCCAAACAGCAACTCCAAAATCAGCTCCTACTTCTTCAGAGATTTTATATCGATAGGTAGCGGAAGCATCCATTCTAAAATAGTTTGATAATCTGCTGTTATTTGCATTTCCAAAGTTGATACTATTGTTAACTATTTCTTGGTTTTCTACAGGTTGAGAAGTAGGTTTTCCAGTTTGGTAGTTAATTCCTGCCGAAATTTTGAAAGCCTTGTAAGTATAGGTGTTACCAAGTGTAATTGAATGTGTAAAATCAAAATTACTTGGAAAATTGCGATCTTCTAGATTTTTAAAGGTGTACTTGTTTTTTAAGAAGGAATAACTTAACCAAGTGTTGAGATTTTTAAGTTTTTTTCGTGCTAAAAACTCTGCACCC
The sequence above is a segment of the Tenacibaculum sp. 190130A14a genome. Coding sequences within it:
- a CDS encoding IPExxxVDY family protein, with the translated sequence MQAYSLEINDFWCAEYTLIGIHTPLNDYKLAYKLNQILDIRLIKASYELDFEDNFNKSSYPIFDYLDKELDNSWFLITNVFKEKRKTDGIGLFEESYFKTFLIPEKKKVDYFLKIEGDLDYEFIIKMVDKINQIPQILTSYTIDSETLKSKENLIF
- a CDS encoding ribonuclease H family protein, which gives rise to MAKKKKYYVVWKGKKTGVFSTWETCKKQIDGFQGAQYKAFSSKDEAEIALKKKYEDYKGKDTKKPTLSASEKAKYGTPLLDTISVDAACSGNPGLMEYRGVFTKSKKEIFKMGPFKNGTNNIGEFLALVHGIALLKSKKMETTPIYSDSKIAMSWVKKKQCRTNIVFDSSNKEILDLIKRAETWLQNNTYKNPLIKWETKAWGEIPADFGRK
- a CDS encoding phosphoribosylglycinamide formyltransferase, whose product is MKRIVIFASGSGSNAENIINYFNSSKIATVTHVLSNNEHAKVFERCERLNIEASLFDKENFTKEDTVLNFLHVEADFIVLAGFLWRIPSKIVEAFPDKIINIHPALLPKFGGKGMYGMHVHKAVKEQNEPETGITIHYVNENYDEGAIIFQASTTLSENDTPETIAAKVHELEYKHFPKVIEEVIIKHG
- a CDS encoding dodecin family protein; amino-acid sequence: MAVMKVIEILANSEKSWEDATKKAIKQASKSVKNIKSAFVQSQSVVVNDDEVSEFRVNLKVTFEVK
- a CDS encoding mechanosensitive ion channel family protein; the protein is MEKYWNKIQDLLVEYTPKVLTALAILIVGLFIIKFIVKAAKRIMKRQNVDITLQKFLADLLSWALKALLFVTVVSKLGVATTSFAAIIGAAGLAIGLALQGSLSNFAGGALIMIFKPFKVGDLIEAQGITGAVKEIQIFTTHLNTPGNKLAIIPNGALSNGNIINYTAEGKLRVDLTFGVSYDADIKQTKEILMEVLTSNSKVLQDPAPSVNVSELADSSVNFAVRPWVNTADYWDVYFGTTENVKIALDKAGIEIPYPHSVEIQKEG
- a CDS encoding DUF1304 domain-containing protein, which encodes MNTLQYILIGLVALIHIYIVILEMVLWTKPKGIKTFGLKSKEFAEETKTLAANQGLYNGFLAAGLIWAMISQKTDVAIFFLCCVFVAGIYGAYSTKKPRIFFVQSIPALLGLVFLLF
- a CDS encoding nicotinic acid mononucleotide adenyltransferase, yielding MKKIVVIACMLSAALMQAQEITPKYEKAGDMVKVTSYYENGKVKEQGFFKNKKLEGTWVTYDNEGNKTAIAHYDQGKKVGKWFLWHKDGLKEVNYENNAVASVQHWKESTNIAIK
- the fabF gene encoding beta-ketoacyl-ACP synthase II, whose product is MQLKRVVVTGLGALTPIGNNKEQYWNGLVNGVSGAAPITYFDAAKFKTRFACELKDFNVNDFIHRKESRRMDKFTQYAMVASDEAIADSKLNLDEVNKLRVGVIWGAGIGGLETFQEEVLNYSKGDGTPKFNPFFIPKMIADIAPGNISIKNGFMGPNYTTVSACASSANAMIDALNYIRLGHCDVVVTGGSEAAVTIAGMGGFNAMHALSTNNENPEKASRPFDATRDGFVLGEGAGAIVLEEYEHAKARGAKIYAEVVGGGLSSDAHHMTAPHPEGIGVIAVMKNCLENAGLQPEDVDHINTHGTSTPLGDVAELKAISEVFGDHAKNININSTKSMTGHLLGAAGAIEAIATILAMEHGEVPPTINHATVDENINPELNLTLNKSQKREIKVAISNTFGFGGHNACVAFKKLAE
- a CDS encoding acyl carrier protein, with the translated sequence MSDIASRVKAIIVDKLGVDDNEVTTEASFTNDLGADSLDTVELIMEFEKEFDIQIPDDQAENIATVGQAVNYIEEAKK
- the rnc gene encoding ribonuclease III — translated: MNFLRRIVRPQSTDDEDFYYELKELLNFKPIKLSYYKKAFIHRSMKMVDGKGNPINYERLEFLGDAILGSVVSSYLYKQSPDGNEGYLTQMRSKIVSREHLNTLGKDLELIRFVKSNIAKEHISDNIHGNIFEAFIGAIYLDRGYNYCHQFIYEQVILRYVDIERLEGKISSYKGYIIEWCQKNKKKYNFQSYEDTGNQNKKHFSVRISIDGTVMAKGRATSKKKAEEIAAKRVYYAMQNQMKNS